GTAATCCCCTTCTCCATCGCAACTGGTGCTACTGACTTTGTAAATGCTTCAATTGCCCCTTTCGTTGCTGCATATGCTAGTTCATCTGGCATTGGACCTACTGACTGTCCTGAAGTAAGATTAATAATACTCCCGCCCGTTTTAAGTGAATAATGTTTTATAAACAATGAACTTAATAGCATAGTAGCCCGAACATTAACTGTATAATGTTTATCCAACTGCTCTACATCTAATTCCTCAATTCTTGTATGAGTAGAATATACTGCATTATTAACTAGAATAGATGGATCACCTAACCGTTCTGATACCATATAAAATAAACGATTTGGCGAATAAGACTGCGATAAATTGATTTCTGCCATTTCACATCGAACATCGTAACTTTCAATTTCCTTTTTCAGCAAAAAGGGTTCTTGATCACTCATTCCCCATGGCATCGCTTTATCATACTTTGGCCAGTACGTGAAAAAAATGTCTATCCCCTTTTGAGCAAGCACCTTGCATACAGCTGCACCAATTCCATTCAGACGAGTTGCCCCTGTTACAATTGCTATTTTCTTCACCTTTTTCTCCTCCATCTATACACAGATCCCCTGCATGAATACAGAGGATCT
This DNA window, taken from Bacillus cereus ATCC 14579, encodes the following:
- a CDS encoding SDR family oxidoreductase, whose product is MKKIAIVTGATRLNGIGAAVCKVLAQKGIDIFFTYWPKYDKAMPWGMSDQEPFLLKKEIESYDVRCEMAEINLSQSYSPNRLFYMVSERLGDPSILVNNAVYSTHTRIEELDVEQLDKHYTVNVRATMLLSSLFIKHYSLKTGGSIINLTSGQSVGPMPDELAYAATKGAIEAFTKSVAPVAMEKGITVNAVDPGPTNTGWITEELKHHLVWKFPQGKVGEPVDAARLISFLVSEEAKWVTGQVIHSNGGYS